From Macaca mulatta isolate MMU2019108-1 chromosome 3, T2T-MMU8v2.0, whole genome shotgun sequence, the proteins below share one genomic window:
- the KRTAP27-1 gene encoding keratin-associated protein 27-1 → MPHSHCHSLRSFHNAPPLSAITHGTNPISFEDGLCLPSSFHIRTWLLDNFQETCNETTSCQMTICEQDLFTDDSCVQSTCLPGVVQTTYSNSRPCERTACQSESSSAGLACVSQPCQSESTQQMGFVAQSCHPASLKGNSCPPKTSESKNCLTLECASSQCQSENPESSSCRPLVNVTPEPQLLESSSSTYEPTCCVTGGFQLPSK, encoded by the coding sequence ATGCCTCATAGCCACTGCCATTCTCTCAGGAGCTTCCACAATGCCCCACCACTCTCTGCCATCACACATGGCACTAATCCTATAAGCTTTGAAGATGGATTGTGTTTGCCCAGCAGCTTCCATATCAGAACCTGGCTTCTGGACAACTTTCAAGAAACCTGCAATGAAACCACCAGCTGCCAAATGACCATTTGTGAACAGGACTTATTCACAGACGATAGCTGTGTGCAAAGTACCTGCCTCCCCGGAGTTGTCCAAACAACTTACTCCAATTCCAGGCCCTGCGAAAGGACAGCGTGCCAATCAGAAAGTTCTTCAGCAGGGCTGGCTTGTGTTTCTCAGCCTTGCCAATCAGAAAGCACTCAGCAGATGGGTTTTGTAGCCCAGAGCTGCCATCCTGCAAGCCTCAAGGGAAACAGTTGCCCACCCAAGACTTCTGAGTCTAAAAATTGCCTAACTCTGGAATGTGCCTCTAGCCAATGTCAGTCTGAGAACCCTGAATCCAGTTCCTGTAGACCTCTGGTCAATGTAACACCTGAGCCACAACTCCTGGAATCTTCTTCCAGCACTTATGAACCAACTTGCTGTGTTACTGGTGGTTTTCAATTGCCTAGTAAGTGA
- the KRTAP26-1 gene encoding keratin-associated protein 26-1, protein MSCPNYCSGNCSSGSLRTSCHIPLTSIALCPTNVSCGDVLCLPASCQDPTWLTDNCQETCGEPTSCQPAHCETGNLETSCGSSTAYYVPRPCQGSSFLPASSFVSSSCLPLSCRPQSYVSSGYRPLRVLLNSYQPLGGCVPSGYRPQSCFSNSCQPQNLLTSGCRPSSCLAYGPQTLHVVSSSLRPLRPLFSGCQPLTHVFNTCRPSCSGL, encoded by the coding sequence ATGTCTTGCCCCAACTATTGCTCTGGAAACTGCAGCTCAGGATCTCTCAGAACCTCCTGCCATATTCCTCTCACCTCCATCGCCCTCTGCCCTACCAACGTCAGCTGTGGAGATGTCCTCTGCTTACCCGCTAGCTGTCAAGACCCTACCTGGCTCACAGACAACTGCCAAGAGACCTGCGGTGAACCAACCAGCTGCCAGCCGGCCCACTGTGAGACCGGCAACCTTGAAACCTCTTGCGGTTCTTCCACTGCCTACTACGTGCCCAGGCCCTGCCAAGGAAGCAgttttcttcctgcttcttctttcGTCTCCAGCTCCTGCCTTCCACTATCCTGTAGACCACAGAGCTACGTGTCCAGCGGCTATCGTCCACTGAGGGTGCTGCTCAATAGTTACCAGCCCCTAGGAGGCTGTGTGCCCAGTGGCTATCGCCCCCAATCCTGCTTCTCCAACAGTTGCCAGCCCCAAAACCTCCTCACTTCTGGATGCCGACCCTCGAGTTGCTTAGCCTATGGTCCTCAAACTCTTCACGTTGTGTCCAGCAGCCTCAGACCTCTGAGGCCTCTGTTCAGTGGTTGCCAACCTCTGACCCATGTGTTCAACACATGTCGTCCATCTTGCTCTGGACTGTGA